The Bombus pascuorum chromosome 4, iyBomPasc1.1, whole genome shotgun sequence genomic interval TCAAATTTCTTACATACTACAAATATCAAAGTCTAAAATTAGACTCACCTCGGTATCtccaaaatttatgaaattcaataaACGATACATAACTCTAACAAGTAAAAATTACCACCAAGCATAGAACAAATATGCTTCTTGAAacaagtaaatttcaaatttctacacAGGTTATCCAGAGGACTACGACAAGGGGTACAGCAGCAGCGTGAAACCAGATCGGTATCCAGATCGTTACCCAGACCGCCACACAGATCGCTATCCAGATCGATATCCAGAACGCTATCCAGACCGTTACCCTGACCGATACCCAGATCGATATCCCGAAAAATATCCTGATAAATATCCAGACCGTTACCCTGATAAATATCCGGACCGTTACCCCGATAAATATCCGGACCGTTACCCCGATAAATTCTCAGACCGTTACCCCGATAAATACCCAGACCGATACCCCGATAAATATCCAGAACGTTACCCCGATAAATATCCAGAACGTTACCCTGACAAATATCCTGAGAAATATCCAGATCGTTATCCTGATCGTTATCCAGCTGATAAATATCCCGAAAGATATCCTTTGAATGGACAATATCCAATTGGGGCAGCAGGGGATACGTTTCCTGATCCTATAGATCGATATCCAATTAGTGATCGATTTCCAACGAGCGATCGTTACCCTGTTAGTGATCGTTATCCAATGGTAGATCGATATCCATCTTCGGATAGGTATCCAATATCTGATCGATTTCCAAGCAGAGGTGGTGATCGCCGTCCAACTCATCCTGATCGATATCCTATTCCAGACACTGGAATAGACAGATATCCAACAAGTGGTAGTAGATACCCTACTGGAATTGGTAATCGATACCCAATATCTCCAGGTCGTTATCCTAGCGATAGCGATCGGTATCCCAATAGTATAGACCGTTATCCTATTCCCGAGGATCCTCTGGATCGATATCCATCCAGTTTGCCTGGTGCCAGACCTCACGTCGATCGGTATCCTATCAGTGAAAGGTATCCCGAGAAGGATCTTTATCCTAATCGGTAAGTTGAAGAGGCAGATATTGATGAGCTTTTAAAAACacaatcgatatttttatgattctCCCTTCAAAGATTCGGCaatcgatataaaatttcatttaaaaatatttaagcaaCAACTGTCTTTCTCGGTTTGACATTTCGAgtagaatgaaaatttgtgTTTCCTTCTCCAAATGTTGCTATGTAGTTGCTATGAAAAGTATATACGCAACACTGacgtactaattaattaggttcAAGTAATTAAACGTTGAACCCGACGAAAAACACGTagcattgaaaaataagaatacgTACAAATACTTTCTGTAGCAACTGTAGGTTGATAACCAAATGGAAATTGATCGACTCATTTATTTAACTAATACATCATTggtttaattaaagatattgcatatcaaatttcatttcaagaAACATTACAAACATTacaaatgatttattattcgtatattatatactccTCCTtgacatttataatattcaaccACTCTCAGCAACCTACATTCaaataatcatatttaattaaccaaatgtccagctggacaaattgtaaagcacaaattaagaaaaaaaaaagaataaataaataaataatgatatttttccTCCATTCTCAGATACCCACCATCGTCGCATGGAGGATACTCTCCAACATACCCGGTGGACGACATCTACGGTCCTCAGGCTCATCCAGACCGAAACCACTATGGCGTAGGAGGACCCAGTCGTCCTTTAGGCTATGGTGGTTATAACAACGACGGCGCAATAATCGGTGGCGGTTACATAGGCGAAGGTGGAGTGTACAATTCGCGACCTTTCGGTACCAGCGGTGGCCCAATTATCGGTCGACCGCCTCTGGTGTCCAGATGCGACGAACAAGACAACTTCCGACAAGTAGGACCTCATACTAGGGTCCGTAAGCCATTCGTCAGACGATATACGACAGCTTCCTCGTTGGCTCAATGTGAAAGAGAATGCGCCGACGCTAGAGACTTCGTGTGCAGATCATTCAATTATCGTCCCTATGCCGCACCCTATGGAGCAGAACGGGACAACTGCGAGTTGAGCGATCGTGACTCCAGGGACATGGACATGGGCAATCCCGTGTACTATGACACTGGCTCCGATTACGACTTTTATGAAAGGAATAACGGCAGACAGGGAGCTGATGCAGAGTGTCTCGACGGTAAGCGTCGTAGGAGACCTTGGACGTCATCTACATGGGTCACATGGAGAAACCTTTACGCTGCCGGTCCATATTACAACCGTTACTGatgcaaatttcaattattgtaTTAGACATTGTCATCTGGACTGTgtttagtaaaataaaccgTCTGATTTTccgaaatctttttttttactttttgtttGGTCACATCCGATGATGTCGATTATTCCTCTGGTTTCTAACGATGTGGAAGGGTGTTGGGTTGTGTTTGTTATTTGACTGGCTGAAAATCATAGTGCTGTAGGTCGGTTCgttgttatttttcataaaacgatattttacgtTTATCATCGtaagaaattcattatatatctCTAAGTTAAGAGAATGTATCTACGACAGAGAGTTCAGTTATAATTTAGTCGAAGAGATGATACTTGTAAGAACCGAAACATTTgactaaatttaaattctaaaaatcttGACTCACATCGTTGTGATTTTCAACCATTTACTCTTCTATTTGGTTTGGGTATTTACGATTTGTTAATTGAAAGTTAATAGAGAGCAAGTAAATTGTATTTCTGGTCATTCTAGTGAGTCAAGTGTGTAGCGAAGACGGAATGGAATTTACTTTAAGGACACCGGAAGGATTCATTGGTCGGATTTACACTTACGGCTATTACGATCGCTGCTTCTTCCGCGGAAACGGGGGAACCGTAAATGTTCTTCGAATCAGTGGTCCCCAGGGTTACCCCGAATGTGGCACTCAAAGAGTAAGAAAATTACTTTGTCGCTGCTCGAGAACACCACAGGATTTCTGAAAGATCTGGAACTGATGTGTTTCAAGATCCTTCATTAAAGAGCTAAACttaaaattttaagataaGATCTAAggctaaaatttaaaaaagatctagttctattttctaatattttaaaattgaattctaaAATTCATCATCGAAATTTACCATACGATAGTCTTCTATATAAAAgcttcttaattaaaataatttatcaataacaatttttaatgaatgTTTCATAATTAGTGATTACATTCGACAAACGATTACAGTACGGCGACACGATGACAAACATCGTTGTGGTACAATTCTCGGACTACGTGCAAACAGGAAGGGACAAACGCTTCAACCTCACCTGTCTATTTCGAGGCCCTGGCGAAGCTGTCGTCACATCCGGCTACATCGGTGCCGGGTATGCCAGGTCATATCGATTGAGAGACCGTGCCTTGCACCCGGTACACCTAATTAAACAGTCCGATCCGTCATCTAGTATAGAATGCAGAATATGTTGCATTCGCTTAAACATGGATCCTGGTGCAAGCACactcgataaatttattttaatattgttcGAGTTCCATCGTCGAAAATCTCCTGATTCTATGATTCTAAATCTTGAATATACCTCGTAGAAAGTTGCAAAGAGACACTTGTTGATCCGTTTCACTCAAAATGGATGAAACTGATAATTTAAAGGAAGATTATTAATGTCAGCGAGCTGACAGTTAATTTTGAATGGAAGAAAGACAACTTTGTTTGTTTTCATGTGAAACGAGATATTAAAGTGTCTACTTtgttttatgtttcttatatttcaaaaaatcaatatatacttttctttcgattatACTAATAAAATTCGCACTTATGTTGTGTAGATCAGGGTCTCCGATTCCGATCGAGTACCTTCCAGCAGAAAATACCCTAAGTTCTCGAGTACGTTTACTGATCCTGTATCAAGGCAGACCTACGACGACCATAGCTGTTGGCGATCCACTCACTTTCAGGCTGGAAGCTCAGGATGGGTATGTGGCACAAACATTATTCATCTAGAAAGAACTACGATTTAtactgtaatattttattaatgttttttacAGGTACAATTATGTAACTGATATCTTTGCTACCAACGTCATAGCAAGAGATCCTTACTCTGGAAGAAGCGTTCAGCTCATTGACAGATACGGGTAAACGTTGCAttcattattacaatttttatttgttaatgaGTAAGGTGTGATCTGAAAATTCAACATAGCTTTATTCTTTTCATACTTTttgaaataatcaaataatttttaatagatgtttcaataaaatggtagtaattaagaaaaaactAAATCTTTGTTActaaaataacgaagaaagatATTCTACCTTCTATCTTTGTATCCAACGTAAGAAAAGAACTTGATTGGCCTAGTAACAACAAGAGCAATCAACGTAGTAGATGTTTGTTGTTCACTTCTACAGGGTGCTTTCGGTTTTAATGGACAAACGACAAAAGtactatacaaatatataaagtacTCAAGATAAAATCATTATGATTTGTGAAATTACagatatacaatattttcatttctttacaGATTGCACAGATTTATGCATTACAATCTATATTTGTCCTTTATCggtttttaatattcattttaatatttcttcagCTTATCAtccaatttattaaattaaattcttcagCTTTCCTAATCTGTATGGAACATGTATATCAAATATCTGATTCATTTAAATCTACCTGGTTCATGTAATTCACTTATACCATCTAATTTACCTAATTTACATAATCCATTAGTCCTGATCTTTAAGCCAAAATTACCTATTCACCTGATCTATTTAACCCACGTACACTCAAATTTTTCTGCGATGCTTtccgaaatgaaatttttcaaaagtataattttatggaCTATAAACGccagtataaaaataaaaatctttttacgGTCGCCAAGTGAGAATCGTAGTAGAGAATGGGTTGAGTAGCTGATCACTGCTATACGTATGTCAAAGTTAATCCACTTGAGgaacttaattaatttacttattatCTATACTTGTCAGTACTTCGATAAATATCTCAAACaatatagaaacaaaaaatttctagaaaataaatttttatacaataccAATGTGATCTGTTGAAAACAGCTGTCCAGTGGACAATTACGTATTCCCTGGCTTGGATCGTTTGAGGGATGGTGACAGCCTCGAAGCACGTTTCAACGCTTTCAAAATTCCCGAGTCTAATTTTTTGGTGTTTGAAGCAACCGTACGAACATGTCGAGACGGTTGTCAGCCAGCTTACTGTTCTGGTGGCACCGGAAGGAGCGAGCCATCCTTTGGAAGGCGCAGGAGAGACGTGCCGGAGAACGACACGAtcatagaagaaaatgaaataagcaCGATAATGGAAAGTAATGTAAACGATACATCCTCCATGTTGAATTCGACAGTGGTTGAAGACAGCAACGACgcagaagaagaggaggaagaggaacaCGTGAGAGAAATGATCGAGGTAGACctgaaaagaatgaaatttattagtacagaatctataatttttgtattactgTGCTATCAGTATTCTTTAACTTTTTTGTTTAAACTGAtcttgtttaaattttcattaataactAAGtgaactaaattttatttttttaagctTCCATATGTGTAACTGGATACTTCGAATTCGATCAAAATCACGACCTGATCTTTGCATGAACTAAATTACGAACACTCTTTAAATTTTGAGACAATTCATTGAGACAATCAAGAAGCAAGCGAACAAAATCATTCTTGAATCTACTAATGAATTAATTGAACAGAATCTTATTCTCTAATCTTGCcacttaattaaatttcactcAAATCTTGACTTGATTGTCATATGaattaaacatttcattattcatgaattaaacattaatcattttataaacttcGATACGTAGGACTTGATACCacattaaattttgataaaaattattgaaagctTCAAAAATACGtatgttttctcttttctttttacattggAAAACAGATTATCGCATTTAGTAAACAAAAGTGTCTTCAAGGCAAGCTAAAATGTTACGTCTGACCGAGTTACAGGTTTTGGACTCGAGAATGGATATCGACGAGGAGACTATggtcgagagacaaactaccATTATGGAGAACGTCTGCATAACTCCTAACGAGTATTATGGACTTGTAACAGCAGTTGCGGTGCTCGTAGTACTCCTGGCATCAGTGGTTTTGTTGTCCATGTTAATTTACAGGTACATTATCGACTTTGTATTGATTCAGATACATGTTTAGTTGGTATGTTTATAAAAGCAAATCGATTCGTGTACATTGTTTCAGAAAATACGCTTACGCAGTGATTACGAAGAACCGCAGAGTCGACAAAGCGTGTAATCGAAGCAGTCATTCGGACGACGCTTATAGCAGTCGTGCAAATAACTTCTCTTTCTTGAGAACAGGTCTTCAGAAACCATTTCAGTCTACGTACGTGATTTATCTGGCGTTTACTTGCTAATTAGTTTCAATGTCATACAGTTCTTGAAAACATCTTGTTTCAactagaataaaatttaagacTATATTaactagaaaattaaaaattcgtctAGATTTTCCAGCTCGtgtaatattttctgtttcattaTCTTATCGCTAGATATAAACAGATTATACTAAATCCTTGCGATAATCTTGGAAGCGTTAATAAATTCAAGAATAATgcagataagaaaatattacatacgaacgtggaataaaacaaatatacagAAATGAATAAACATAACAGTTGacctataaaatattgattaatGGTATGCAGTATAATTTAagtataaacaattttcaaaaatagaatCTTTAAAGACCATCGTCTGTCAGACAGAACTGAAACAGCAGTTCAATATATCATTCTAAAAATTCGTCTCTAAAATTACATCTATACGTTCCACTGCAGCTTGTATAACTAAGAATCATTCAAAAATACATACGGACGTCATGTTTGACGAATGGCTTAATGCTTTTAACGCTTTTAACGTGACTCTTGATTTATTCTCCGATTTATTACTTGAAGTTGGTGTACCATTTTTTGCATGTACAGGTCGATCTCCAGATCGATGAGTAACGTGATCGGTCAACGCGTGAGCTCGTCATCGACCGCTCTGGAGGGTGCTGTGGGACTATCATCCAGCAGAAGAACCGGCTTCGACCCGAGCGAGCCGATCTACACCGATCCATCACTGTTCGAAGTTGCTCGTTGCTCGTCGCCGAAACCTACCCTCGATGATAACTTTCATCTCATGTGAAGATCAGATTTCGTTAAATCTTCCTTCTCGAAACACGTATACTTATCGTTAGTCCAACACTCGAGACtcgaaaacagaaaaataaaaacacatgGACAGGTTTTTAATATACGATGATCAgagaaatatatcgttgatataacatttttaaattatttgtattaaaattgcaTGATTCATTAGTAGAGTTTGATCTCAATGATATTACAATTGAACAAtatatgctatataacgtttcaataATTTGGTTTCTAAACGATTCGTAGGCGTCGTTGGTTGTGTCTTAGAAACACCTTCTAGATTTCTCTTTACTTtaatgtttcttcttcttcctcttttctgttcttttccGTAACTTCAAACACAGCTAGTCAAATTCACTGACCACTGCCAGCTGCGACTGCCATGTCGATAAACTGACATATATACTTTCACTGGTTTAGTAGGAGTGTGAACAGTTTATCAAGAATACTATTTAAACTATTCTTTCATAGAGACATGTACTATGAATATGTATCGACTCGCTAGTTTCCTGAAGAACGCGGTATCTATTTGTAACTATGTAGtagtattttctttaaaagctaggtaaaagaatttatcttgaaataaaaatatattaagttaGCAGTCATAAAAAATGTCTAAAATGCAATTTCTACAACCTGTTACAAAATAAAGCGCCAACTTTTTTATCGAGGGGTTAAAATTTAAGATCACCTTTTATttgattgtaaaaatttgtagaacTGTAAACATCTTAACAACAGGACGATGTTCTGGTAATTTTACTGCTATTTCAAATCTATGCATTCAGTTTTAAGTTAGAACGATATAAAAtgggaatatttatattaattataagaaacaaattataaaataatcgataGCAAGGATTGAGAAGACTCCTTGTTTGTGTTTGAAAACTATTATTAGCGAATCATAAGTAACTAAAATTACcagcatttatttattacgattttAATTGTAGTTAGAAAGAAATTGCTATTAATAAACAGATATTACAGATATCGGATATCGttcgtttatatttaatcTAATGGTATCTCCCCCTTTTCTTTTGATCACCGTGAAAAAAAGAAGTGAACAAAGCCATCGCACGAAGCGTACGTAagtatattcattttattctctCGAGTCAATCTTCCTTTATCCTATCGAGCTTATACGTAAAAAGAAGCATCCTTAGCCTCGCCTCTTCTTTACGATAGTGAGCCTCTTCTAATTTAATTCTGGCCTCCTCTTTCAACATGGCAGCGATATCAACTTTCATCTGTGCCTCCGATAAAGCCAATACGTGCAGTTCTTCCTCTTTGTGAAGGGATCTCTTCGTCCTTCGAGGCTGCTCGTGAACAATCGAAGGAGAGATGAACGTTTGAGTTGCGTtcgatttgaaaattattcgatttttcTCCGGTAGTTCGTCTTTGTCTAATTTCTCCACCATGAATGAGTCCAAATCCTTTTTGGATTTGTCGAAACAGTCGGTTACTGAGCCGTGTGATAACGAATTCGAATCGATTTTACTCTTGACAGAATCTGAGGTAACAAAGGGAATGTTGAATAACATGTTTTTGGGATATGAAATTGTTAAGTTTTGCAGATCTTCGTTTGAAACACGGCAAAGCAGAAAATTTTGAGTCTCTTTActttggaaaaaataaaacagtaaagtaaaatattttaataaatagataaataaatagatcacatagatataaatgtagaaattataaagtaaaaaacaaatgaagcctttgaatatttttcctttccattATTCATAAATGAAGGTTGAATTGTAGAATGCAAAAATCAAGGCAGTGCTTTTTACGGAAAAGAAATCAATAACAAAAGATGAAAggagataaaatgaaaaggaatAAGGAATAACCTGaatctttataattattttcctctttcgaGAATTGTTTTGACGGTTTTATAGTACAGACAGTTTGCAACGTAAATGGTTCAGACTCCTTTGGCTCAAACACGACATTTGGCGGCAAACCTACGGTTCCAGTAGGAATAGGAACTTCTGCCATGGAATTCCTATTTTCCCAACTTTTCGACCGTGTGTGATCCTTAGATAGGTGACAAAAACTTCTAGAAATACCACTGAAAAAATCGATATAAAACTGTGCCATtgcataaatttatacaaatttcgttaattatatctccaataatatttgataagaaatcgagataaataaaaatttataaattagtgGGAAACTAACTTATATACTGAAGAAgttatattacgtaaaaactttgaattgaaaaataaaaaatctgaGAAGGATGAGAAcgataatgataaataaaacaacCTAATCATATGATTATACAATATTCGTATATTCCCGCgtttttacatatgtataggcCGACATGAATGAAAAGTAGATGATATCgcgaaaatattgtatttaccGTAATTTCTTCTCTTCACGATTCCGTTTGCatgctttcatattttcccAGCAGCGTCTCAACTGTACAGCCGAACGTATCGCTTGAGGACCTACCATCGAGTTGTATTCGTTGGCCAGTTGAGACCATGCTGATTTTCGTTTATACATCGATATCGGATCGGACCTCTTATCCTCGATATCTTCGTACTTATTTATCAAGGTTATCAAAATTTCTCGTTCCTCGAAGCTATAAGTTTTCCGAGTACTTTTCAACGACGAAGAAGCCATTTTAGCACAGAAAAAACGCTCAACTATCACGGCGGTCTTCCACTGTTTATTTCTTACCACCAACGCGACTAAACTCCTTACACGATCTCACGCAACATAACTAAAAAGcaaaattccaaaataatatattattacaatgaATTTTGCATTCGATTGCATTATATCTATTCTAACCCTTCTTATGGCTATCCATTTTATCTTAATAAAACATCCAATAGTACTTACGAAAAGAATACTTTCATCTTCTCCAAGAAGTATCACGCTATTTACTATAAACAATTGTATACTTCAACTGAAGTACTTAATTAATGTAACTCAAGTGTTAAAATTCTAGTCTATCATATTTGTAAAACGTTTCACTTAACACGATGCGTTTGATGTTAACGGAAAATCTGGCGCCaaaagaaatatcataaaatatagttCATAAACATTCCAAGCAGTTGGCGCCAGAGGGAAGTCGTTTTAATAACAGTGCGTTCAAAATACAAACATGTACAGGATATCGCGAATTTGTGGGAGACAGTAGATACAGTGACAGAGTGTGGTATTTATagtaattgttataaaatgaaacgGCATGTTCCACCTGATGCAATACCTTAGCGGGctctttttgctttttctctCGATACCGCTGAGCAATGGTGTTGATTACACGTATGAAATCGACTGCAGTAACCTACGAATGGGACAATATATCTGTCCTCATCCCGATTATGATTTCATAGATCCGAAAACGCAACAACCCAAAGGTTGCACAAAGGAAAATAAAGCCAAAggtagataaattttattgcgtttttcttcttattgctctgaaaaggaagaaaagttcGACATAACCTATATGTCAGATGTACTCCAAGTTTGAAAACGTGCATTCTATAATTgttaatcatttaaaatttgtctttcttttcttcgttcatagatagataaattaattaccttTTCTAATTTTGCGTACATggaaattcaaattacataTTCATTGGTTTGTTCTCAGTGTTATGTCTGGCTGCGGATGGCCTCATTTgtacagaaacaaaaaataatacattcaaGAAAGATATGCCTTGTAAATGGacgtaagtatatataatatttatttactatattaatgtttcaaataaaatttgctaatatttgtaatattgaaaatgtatttacaaACATGATACCgaagattatatttaatatttaatttaaaaacatattcatacaataaataaagttgctttttatatttatatttacagaaatggATATTCATTCGAGACAACATTGTTACTCTCTATATTTCTTGGAATGTTCGGGGCAGATAGATTTTATCTTGGGTATCCAGCATTGGGCTTTCTTAAGTTAAGTACTTTGGGATTCCTCTTTCTTGGCCAATTTGCTGATATAATACTTATTGCAACACAAATCGTGGGACCCGCAGATGGTTCGCATTATGTGATACCATATTATGGTGCAGGAATTCATTTTGTGACAAGTAATAACTTTACATACAGAGTGCTACAAAACGAATGTTGAATGATTTTTTCTCATACAGAAGATAACGATTGATCAGTCTAAAAATTCTACAGCCCCTGTTTTAATCACAAACAACGATATACAATCCTAGAATCAAGTCCTATATCAGCATACAGGGAAAAAATTACTGTGTATGCTATTTTAATGAACAAACAGATGATAATTGTTTTGTAGATATGTATTTCAACGAAACATTGTATATACAGATTTGTTACTGACTTATTACCTATTGCCAGTATGttcatgtaataaatatttgtttttatctgGAAGTGTTCCTTTCTTCCTCTATTAAATACTTCTAAGTTTACGATCATTGCATTCTTTTATATTCGTCGTTATTGTTATCATCTTGAATATCAAAAGGATTAATGCTTACCTAATTTACAAAACGTGCCTACCGACGTAATTTAATCACAGTTAATTAAGCAAACTTATGTGAAGAACAACGTGTAAACTTGATCACGCACTTGTATATTGTGTAAAATGACGTTCCCGATAATTGCAATTATCGCAGCTTAATTATCATCCAGCACGTTTTTGATATAAAAGTGCTGAAACACGTTACCTTGATGGACAGACAACTTTCGGCATCGAGTGTAAAAAGTATTCTCACGgattaaataagtaaaaaaaccTTCACTTCGATTAATGTGATTATCGAATATGAAGAGTTTTATTCTAGTTTTACTATTCCAATTTGTGACTCTAATCGTAGTTAGTCAACCAGTGAGCAGATTAGATGTAAGTCTTccattactttattattataattttgtatattctaaCATTAGATAGGACAGAATTTACAAgctgttcctttttttattttttcacagtaatataaaataaattttatatacctttgcaataataaatttaacataataattcttttaattaaatatagttatttttattaaacaaattaaatatttaacaaatatagaCTGTTTCGTTTAACTTAgatatttaaactttatttcagaatttttgcaattttttattcaaaaaacgTCAATGACGTCacgatttaaagaaaacagatttcataattataaaattcatctcTTTTTAATCAAACTATGTAAAGATTACTTCCGTCATTGTAAAATCGCAGATCGtcagtttaattatattttagatatacaCTCTCATAAATGAACCTCTAATTATCTACAGGATGTTGATGCCACAGATATCACAAATTATGAGGCACACAGATATCCCAGGACTTTAAAATCTAAGCATCCACCATGCAGGATGAACCAATATTTCGACGTAGACAAGCGCAATTGTATGGGCGTAATCGGTGGCGGAAAAGCACTTTatgtaaataacaaaatatcttGCGGGTCGAATGTATTAAAATCACACTGCACAAATCCAAGATACTACTACATTTGCAGACAGAACAAAACCATTTTGGCCCAGTGTCCCCAAAACAGACATTTCGAAAGCCATCTACAAAAATGTATCTTGGTACCTCGTGACAAGCATATTTCTGCTACCAACGGACAAAATTCCGATATTTTTGATTCTGTTCAACATCTCGATTGCCT includes:
- the LOC132906227 gene encoding uncharacterized protein LOC132906227 isoform X3 — encoded protein: MKKTNISNLLQSISVLATLRVVVNGQTTCNGGLGRVVYERLPDQQLQGFDDDVVRDSAPPFRVLEKCQELCLRDRTATNNLVRACTSFDFQPGSRIASFSGAAEYEESTCYLTREQAQPEGIGNLMLVPNSVHFTEVCLGSDRIERECPNRRYVFERHPRKKLKLPLTDIKEVSAANRTDCEDRCLNEFSFICRSATYDTALRSCALSRFTRRTHPELLEDDPNSDYLENTCLNAERRCDGLAVFVKEENKRLRGPFEVDIYTNLTLDECQALCLRAEKYFCRSVEFDEQTRQCIISEEDSVSQKDDIGISSSPSHHFYDLVCLDNPRGSEYPDSSSTSHLFSDGRRPDTAFQRYRNSRLSGEFHSEITGRSLSECLDECLRQTSFQCRSAVYSEHYHTCRLSRFNQRDGHRIIYDADYDYYENLMHQYLDGDRDSPGYRPDPLGQDTNFGRPSLGRPGYPEDYDKGYSSSVKPDRYPDRYPDRHTDRYPDRYPERYPDRYPDRYPDRYPEKYPDKYPDRYPDKYPDRYPDKYPDRYPDKFSDRYPDKYPDRYPDKYPERYPDKYPERYPDKYPEKYPDRYPDRYPADKYPERYPLNGQYPIGAAGDTFPDPIDRYPISDRFPTSDRYPVSDRYPMVDRYPSSDRYPISDRFPSRGGDRRPTHPDRYPIPDTGIDRYPTSGSRYPTGIGNRYPISPGRYPSDSDRYPNSIDRYPIPEDPLDRYPSSLPGARPHVDRYPISERYPEKDLYPNRYPPSSHGGYSPTYPVDDIYGPQAHPDRNHYGVGGPSRPLGYGGYNNDGAIIGGGYIGEGGVYNSRPFGTSGGPIIGRPPLVSRCDEQDNFRQVGPHTRVRKPFVRRYTTASSLAQCERECADARDFVCRSFNYRPYAAPYGAERDNCELSDRDSRDMDMGNPVYYDTGSDYDFYERNNGRQGADAECLDVSQVCSEDGMEFTLRTPEGFIGRIYTYGYYDRCFFRGNGGTVNVLRISGPQGYPECGTQRYGDTMTNIVVVQFSDYVQTGRDKRFNLTCLFRGPGEAVVTSGYIGAGYARSGSPIPIEYLPAENTLSSRVRLLILYQGRPTTTIAVGDPLTFRLEAQDGYNYVTDIFATNVIARDPYSGRSVQLIDRYGCPVDNYVFPGLDRLRDGDSLEARFNAFKIPESNFLVFEATVRTCRDGCQPAYCSGGTGRSEPSFGRRRRDVPENDTIIEENEISTIMESNVNDTSSMLNSTVVEDSNDAEEEEEEEHVREMIEVLDSRMDIDEETMVERQTTIMENVCITPNEYYGLVTAVAVLVVLLASVVLLSMLIYRKYAYAVITKNRRVDKACNRSSHSDDAYSSRANNFSFLRTGLQKPFQSTSISRSMSNVIGQRVSSSSTALEGAVGLSSSRRTGFDPSEPIYTDPSLFEVARCSSPKPTLDDNFHLM